In the Populus nigra chromosome 2, ddPopNigr1.1, whole genome shotgun sequence genome, GGCCTCTCCCCGCCTCCCTCCGTGTTTGATTCCTGTCACGACGAACTCAAGCAAGGTACTCTATCTAATCTCCCTCACTTAGTCACCCACCCTCTAACTCGCATTCCATGTAttatcagcagcagcagcagaagcgCCTGCTCAATTCAATCTCATGCATGTTCGTTTATTTTTGCTGTTTCCACCCAAaccttaatttgatttaatgattattaattaattaattggctTGGTCTTTGAAGATGCCGGCGGCAAGAAGCAATACATCTGAGAGAGACGATGAACCTTTCGTGGAGGTTGATCCGACCGGTCGGTACGGACGGTACAATGATTTGCTAGGTGCAGGTGCAGTGAAGAAGGTATACAGGGCTTTCGACCAACACGAAGGGATTGAGGTGGCTTGGAATCAGGTGCGGTTAAGAAATTTTATAGAGGATCCTGTGCTCATCAATCGGCTTCACTCCGAGGTTCAGTTACTCAGAACATTGAAGAACAAGTACATCATTGTTTGTTATAGTGTTTGGTTGGATGAAGAGGATAGCTCCCTCAATTTTATTACTGAGGTTTGTACTTCTGGGAACTTGAGGGATTACAGGAAGAAACATCGCCATGTGTCTTTGAAAGCTTTGAAGAAGTGGTCTAAGCAAGTTCTTGAGGGGCTGGAATTTCTTCATACTCATGATCCTTGTGTCATTCATAGAGATTTGAATTGCAGTAACATATTCGTCAATGGAAACAGTGGTCAggtatttaatttctttttaaattgtgtttcgGATTCTTTTCGTTGAGGTTATTGAGTTTTTGCTATATCTTATCTGTGCAAGTTAATTAGATGTGTGCAAGCTAGGCCTTCTAAGACTAGTATAAATTCTGCGTATCAGGTGAAAATTGGGGATCTGGGGTTTGCAACAATAGTGGGGAAAAGCCATACTGCACATTCGATACTAGGCACCCCAGAGTTTATGGCACCGGAACTCTATGAAGAAGATTACACTGAAATGGTGGACATTTACTCTTTCGGAATGTGTTTGCTTGAAATGGTGACGATGGAGATACCATACAGTGAATGTGATAATGTTGCCAAGATATACAAGAAGGTTACCTCTGGAGTAAAGCCTCAAGCTTTGAACAAGGTGGCTGATCCTGAAGTCAAGGCTTTTATATTGAAGTGTATAGCTGAGCCAAGAGCAAGACCTTCAGCTTCCGATCTTCTCAAGGACACCTTCTTTTCTGAGGTCAATGACGGTGAAACTGTACCAGCCATTACCGCTTGATGACATTTCAGGTGAACCATGTGCCTTCAGTTAGCCATTAACTCCCGTCTAATCATGGGTTTCGGCCGATGGTGAAGCTTCAAACAATCTGTATCTATCTCTCCATTTTCTTCTTGATGTTTCATGTAGCCAAGCAGTTCCAGGTTGAATTGAAAGCAACAATTGTAGTGGTTTCTGTTTAGATGGGTTAAACCATTCTGGTAACTGGCTTTCAATGTAAATCTGCTGTGCTAACTACGTACCAAGAATGATTTGCagtcaattttcttatttttatgtcCTGAGAACACTGTACCATCTGCAGTCCGCAGAATAATGTCTGACCAAATAAATCCATTCAACCTGTCGTTAGCGGCAAGTATTTGAGCACTGAAATCTAACAGAACAACGAAACCAATTCTTAAAATCTTGCCAATCTGCTTATGGGTTTGAAGGATGAATGGCTGGAAAATGTTATCCGCTGCTCATTGAAAAGCAATGAAGGGGAGAGCTCTCACTATTGAGGTAAAAAGACTCCCAAGCATAGTTGCTTAGTTGACTTTGATATTAAGCCATGGTAGTGTAAATCATCGACAATCTAAACTAAACGAGGACGACGACCTTTACGCatgtaaaacaaaatgaagaattCATGGCTTGATATATACTTAAGGATCCGAGCTGCACGAGGAGCTTGTTTCAACAAGAAGCAACCGGTGCATAAACCGAAATGATCATACAGTCGTTCTCTTCAGTGTGTACGCGCGCACAGGCACTTTCTCTACGAGTATGTCCATGGGTATTTGCAATATTATTAGCCTTCAGTTAAAAACTAGACTAGTGGGTTCTTGGTGTGTATAATTGACCTTGTCAAATCGTAGAAAAAATAACTTCGGGGATTGAGATTGACCGGAGGAGAGCAGGCAGGCAGAACCCCTCAACCCAAAGCACCCGAATTTTCAGAAGCCGTGCCGTCTTGGGAGTTGGCATAGAATGGTATGAagaagtaaacaaaacaaacttcTTCCGCACTTCATCTCTCCTTTTGACCAGAGTTTATTCACTTCATCAATTCCCCCTTTTCTACTTCCCGACACGCTCTTGACCGTTCTCATTTCTCCACActcccttatatatatatatatatatatatatatataaactaaacatgaaaaaatattagaattatgaagaatttttttggTAGTATTATTGAATCCAATAAAgcggtttaattttaaaacctgtcAAGCTGACTCCTTGTCTAGCTTGAGTTTCGAATTAAATCGCGTGGGAACTGATTCAAagtgaattatttaatttaataggtTTAAAGACAACTTAGATGACTGGTAAAAACatgatatagttttttaaaaaaactttaagataatttttttttattgagacgaTACTAGACTAGATCGACCTTGGTTACCTTGCGATTTGTGTTATGAACTtaaataagtttaataactttgttgtttttgtaaattatttttgtttaattttatgataacattATATGCTTTTAAAATCGAGCAtcaatcctaaaaaaatatttatttgagatcgtgataaccctatagaaagtagaaaaaataaaccattAATTCCATTTCTCaacaaatctaatattgaataagagtgaaataaaaaaaaacaattagaaaaattaaaagatcagaaactaaaaaaaacatattaggtTTGATAGCTAACCCACTAAACCTGTGAATTGGATAACCAAGTCAACATGTCAAACCTGCAAACCGGGTAATGGACTTCATCGGATTTAataacttgttttgttttttaccctattgtttatttaactatataataacaaaaatagacaatcGTCAAATTGAGCGTCAAATAAAtactgagattttttttaaagactaGTCCCATatcaaaagatgaaatcgaaaaaaatgaatttataaaaaagaaaagaaaagaaaaattaaactcgTCATACTCGTCAACAGGTCCATgaactttctaaaatttaataacatttatttttttaactatatgataaaaagaaaaatagaaaatcatatAACCaagtttaattagaaaaaaagtaCTCCACTAAATCCGCAAACCGAGGCAACCAGGGTTACCTTGCCAAACTTGTAAATCGGGTCATTGACTCCACAAAGTTTAttaatctagtttttttaaaattattttttatttaactaattttttttaaaaatagaccaTACTGCAATGCTgagatatttttctaatatcaaCTCAAtactgaaatatttttttatactgcaAAAgccatataataaaaaaattaaaataaattatcaactctaaACCCTATaaacatattatataaaaattaaattagaaaaaaaaacaataacaaaaaaaagagtcaaaataaaaaaaataaaataatgttgattaatattataatcaacAGTGCTAATAACTATGAGAAAACAGTGTTTTCCCGcatcttttagttttatttataatacataTTCTACAACAACGTCAGAATATTGTTGTATTCTACATCCATAAATATGATTCACCATCAagcttccatttctttttcttggccCACCAAAGGACTTTTATTGCcattaatattaaacaaaacatGCGTGAAGATGATTAACTTAAGCCATAATTATTGATCGAGGCCAAGATGAAAGATGGAGAGTTGATGGGATCTTAGTTAAACACAGAAACTTGCCAAGCAAGCATACATAAAAGATTGGTTGCTCTTCCATAATCTACTGGCCGATGCTGGGAGTACTGGAATTCAACTTCTCGGCATTCGAGGAACGTTGTTGAAGCCTTAAACTTTGGATTTTGAGTTGTTCACTCGTGTGCATTTGACTTTTGACTAGAatggaaatacaaaaataatgctCGAGTGTACTGTGGACACACAGATCAAACCACCTCTTTTTACTACTCTTTCATTCTATCCCATTATTCTCACTGATTTCTGGATTCTAGAAGCTCGTATTCTACTTTTTTTCTTCGATTATTGAGACGGGTTTCAAGCATTTATGGGCATTGAAGGAGAGGGTTAAAAATGAGAAGCTTGTATGCTTGTGCTAGCATTAACATTAGCCCAGATTGATTTCTGTAGTTTGCGCCATCAGTAATATTAAGCTTTGAAATCATTTTCATGAGCTATGCCAATGGAAACTGCAAGCCCCAAAGATAGTTCATCAGCCTCAAGTCCTTTCTCTTCACCTAGCGTGACCGCCCTGTTAAAGATTAAGATCATTTCATGGTAAGAAATGCTAGACCTTGGGTTTTAATTTGTGGTAGCAACATGATTAGTCATCCGATGTCTTTGAAAGGCTGATAAATCTTTGATCTTGTTTCAGGAGTCAAGAGACTGGTTTGCCTGTTTCTGTTCGAGTTCGAGTTGGTGAGAGAACATTCCACCTTCACAGGGTAAGATGGATGTGATTATTTTATTCCATATAAAGGCTAGCTCCTCCGTGTCTGTGGAGGCTAATTTACTGATACAGACAAATAAAGGCCAGAGAGCTCTATTTTCTGAGCCAGTTATGATTTTAAAGGCTTCTAATGGTGCTAACAAAaggttgaaaatatttaaaaccacTTGTGTAACAATTTTCGTCCATTGAAAGCAGGCCTAAATGCTCTCTTTGGAATATGCAAGACAAAATGCCTTGATTTGTGATGACGAACATAATAATTAGAGATTTTCAGAGTAACTTCTGGTCTAGTAAGCATACCTCTGAGTTTCATTCTTTCTGGTATTTGCAGAACCCCTTATTTTATAAGAGTGGATACTTCAAGAGACGATTGATCGAAACAACTCAGCTTGAGCTGCCACAGAGTTTCCCTGGAGGACCAGAAACCTTTGAGATGATTGCTTTATTCATGTATGGCTCTTCCACGTTGATTGACCCTTTTAATGTAGCAGCCCTGCGATGTGCAGCAGAGTTCCTTGAAATGACAGAAGAATTCTGCTCTGGCAATCTTTGTGAGCGTTTTGATCTCTATTTAAACCAAGTCGTCTTACAAAATTGGGATGATACCTTGATCGTTCTCCAAAGGTGCCAAACATTGATTCCATGGTCTGAAGAGCTGCTGATTGTTAGCCGCTGCATCGAATCCCTAGCCTTCATGGCTTGCATGGAGATTCTTGACCCTGAGAGGAGAAGAGACAGACCAGTTGTTACACTGGAGGCATTGGCTGGTCAAGCTTGGAGCTGTGAAGCCGCCAATGAGATACTGAGCCAGGAGCTTTGGATCAAAGACCTCATTGCTCTACcatttggattcttcaaaaGGATAATAGGATCCTTGAGGAGGCAaggaatgaaagaaaaatatgtgaGCCCCATCGTTGTCTTCTATGCAAACAAATGGGTACTCTCTAAGAAGACGATACAATACTGGGAGAGCTCTGGTGAGAGAACTAGCGATGCCAACGCAAATGATAAAGTTTCAACGATACTACAAGGCGTGCTTGATTTACTGCCAATGAGAGAGAAGGCCAGTAGAGTGATTCCTGTTGGATTTTACTTTGCATTGCTTTCCAGATCCATTGGCATTGGTTTGAGAAATGACAGCAAGGTAAAGTTGCAAGATCAGATTGCATCTCTTTTACACTTTGCGCAAGTGGAAGATTTACTCATTCCAAGCAGCAGAGTCGACTCAGATTGTTCCAGCATGGAGTTAGCTACGATGGAGAGCATATTTTCAACAAATGTATCGTTGAACATGGACACAAACAATGCTCCTTCAGCTAGTAACTCAACTGTAGCAGAACTATGGGATACATTTCTCTCCCATATAGCTTCTGATCCCAAAATGAGGCCTAAAAGATTCATGGAACTCATTGAAACTGTACCAATATCTTGCAGACAGAGCCATGATCAACTGTACAGAGCAATGAACACTTTCCTGCAGGCAAGTCTTTCACAAACTTCATCATGCCTCGAATGAAAGCTAAATgcaattatcaattaattaccATTGTTCACAAAGCCAGGATTCAATTAATTACACACTTACGTTAGTGTCTTCTTTACTTCTCCAGACACACCTAGACATATCCCAAGAAGAAAAGGGGGCAGTTTGCAAGTACCTCAACTGCCAAAAACTGTCACAGTGGGCATGCATTGACGCAGTTCAAAATGAGATGATGCCATTACGTTTGATTGTCCAGGCTCTTTTTGTACAACAACTGAATACGCACCAAGCGTTCAAAGAATGCTCGGACTCGTTTAGGTATGCACAAAGTGGAGAGTTCTCTGGGAGTCTTCCAAGCTCAAGATGCCCGAACACCAAAAGCCAATATCTAGCAGACAGCCCATATATGGATGGAGCAGAGCCAGGTAGTAGAACATTGAGTTTCTTGCTACAAAAAGACATTGCAGTGCAACGATGTGAGTTCTCTAGAAAAGAATACGAGTCCACAAGCTTTAGAATTCAGAACCTTGAACAagagctgttttccttgaagaagAGCCTTCAATTGCAAAAAACTTCGAAGAGAACAGAAACACTGCCAACCAAGCCACAGAGCACAAAACCGTATGGCTTGCAAAGCAGATCACTAAGCAAGAATAGGAACCCACTTGGGCATGTTACAGGTTGCATTGGTTCGGTGAATTTCGCTTCACAAAGAAAATATGCTTGCAAGCTACTGAAGATCTTTCGCCGGATTACCTTGTTTGGAAGTAGAAAATCCAACAGAAAGCCAGGCGTCTCCAGCCTCTGGGGCAAACCGATGTAGCAAAATAAAGATAGGTTGAGATGTATGAGAACCAAGACGAGTAATGAAGAAGAGTCTATTGCAAACAAATTCCATATAACCAGAAGAAAAAAGCTGGATTGTGAGAGTGAATGAAGCACTTCTGTTTAAAAAGCCATCCTAGAAAGAACTTAAAATTTGTGTGGGGGTCATGCGTAGAGTTACGTTGTAGAGTTTTTCTGGAGGTTTCGCCACCCCAAGCCAGCGCTAGAATTGCCGATTGTATTATTCAACAATTTGAATGGTCTTTGGAGTGGTTTAAAAAACGAGTCTGAACAGCTAATTAAGTACAGAACTTAAGTTCGCAGCAGCTTCATTGTTGAAAACCATCTGTAGCaagagatgataaaaaaaatatattgaggcATGTCAAGCAAAACTCATAAACAACGAGGAAAAAAGAAGACTATGGTGGTTATGATTAAAAAGGGGGGAAATCAAAATCCGTAGCTCTTCTGATGATTTGTCTTCCAAAGTCCAAAAAAAGCCTGCATATCATCTTCCTCGCACCTAATTAAACCACTCAGATGCTTCCATGAACATTCCCAACCCAGATAAAGGAACTGTTAGAAGAAAGGTGCAGCACATCTCTTCTCAAAGAGTCATTATACCACCTGAGCCATAACAGAACTATAACTACAGCATCCAAACAAAGAGTAAGATGCACTGCACCTCCTCTATCCAATAATTACTGCCACTTAATTCATAAAGGCATTAAAAACTTAAGAGAGGTATACAGTAATTGTTAATTGATATTTTGCATCAAAAGCAGAAGTTTTAACTATGGAAGCAGTGAGAAACAATACAACCACGTTCTCTAACATAGCCTAAACACAACAACGATAACAGTGCAAGTATTCTTCTACAACTACTGATCGTCCCCCATTTTTGGAACACTGGTGGTGTTAGTTTTGAGCTGCCTATCAGAATAAAATCAGCATTTTACTCTTCATGACACGGCAAGGAAATGcaaggaaaaaatcaaaatgtttcGGTTGAAGATATAATGAACACTATGTAGTGAATAGCAAGCATATCAAGAGTACCCTAACAGAAGAATTAACAAGACAAtgccttcattttattttccaacACTTTTATCACCCTGCTTTGCAACATCCTCAACAGTTTCAAGAGTTGCTGGAACATCCTCTATTGCAGCTTTGGCATTTGGTTGATCACAATTGTCCACAGGAAGCTGTGAATCTTTTGCCTCTTCAATTGCATCAGGGAGATTTGAGTCATTAGCTTCTTTAGTTGCAACAGGGAGCTGCGAGTCATTCATCTCTGCAGTTGTATTTGGGGCCTCTGAGTCATTTACTTCTTGGGTTGCATCAGGAATCTACGAGTCTTTGAGCTCTTCATTTGTGTCAGGAAGCTGTGAATCATTGACCCCTTCTGTTGCACCAGAAGGCTGTAACTTGTTTACCTCATCAATAGCACCACTGCGCTGAACCTCATTAATTGTTGCATCAGAGAGTCATGAGGCATTGACCTTGGCTGATGCATCAAGAAGCTGAGAATCATGAACATCACTTCTCGTTTCCTGACAAATCTGTGAGTCATTCACCTTATTAGTTGGCTCACAAGATTGGGAATCATTGACCCCTTTACTTGCCTCACCATATATTTTTCTGTTGTTGACTTCAATAGTCACTTGACATGACTGGGAGTCATTCTCATTGCTAGCGTCTTTACAAGGCTGAGACTCATTGATGTCCTCTGTAGCATTGCTAGGCTTTGCATCATCTTCCTGATTAACCATATTTTGTAACTCTTCGCTAAAATCCTCATCAGCTGCATGAGACAGATGTTGAGGATCAAAATTATCATCTGCCTGGCATGACTGTAACTGACCAACCTCGCCATCTGCCTGGTCCAAGTGTAACTGATCAGCCACGATAACTGCACCATAAAACTGAGGCTGGTCATCCTCACTTGCTTCTTGATATTCCATTGGCTCATCCTTTCTCCTGCGTTTCCCATTACCTTTCCTTCTAACCCTTTCCTTCCCCCTTGACCTTTTTCCTAGTTCAATTTGTGGGGGTGCTGATGGCGTGACTGGACTTTCAATCTGGTCCCTCAAACAGTCCTGTGCAATAAACCTGATCCTTGAAATTGACTCAAATTGCTGTCCGTCCAACCCTTTTGTTGAGAATGAATCCGCTAAATATGAAATTTCTCTTAAACCAGAGATCTGCAACAGTTAAAGAATAGACCATTGCAGATTATATCACAAACAAAGGTAATAGCAAAATTGAAGTTTGAGCATAGCCCTACCGTCCTTTGGAACTCAGATGAGAGAGATATAGGCCTTCCAACAACTTTACGAGTGATTTTCCAGTACCATTGCATGTAGCCACCCTCATCCACGGCATCATCCCCATCCACAATATGGAGTTGACGATCCATCCATACATTAAGCTCAGACTCCATTTTCCCAGACAAGTCAACCCCGCCGTCAACTCCTCGACTCTTTCTCAGCCACCGCTCCACATCTTCTGGGATTGGTTGAAGCATGCCATATTGCCTAAGGCAACGATCAGGAAGGTGGCGTTCTGCCTTGTCAAAGCATATTAGCATTGTCTTTGATCTCCCTAAaattaaggtattttttatatcttttggtATTACAGTACTGTCCATAATTTTGTACGGAAGCCACTCCACCTATGTGTCAACACCAAGCCAGTTGCATTAGCATTTTCTATGCGTCAAGTAGAATAAGAACTGAACTGAAAGAAGTGAGAACCTACATCAGTTGGTTTCAACGAGTCCAGTGCCTTGCGGTAGAAAACTACATCACGATTTGTTGTTGGCCCACTTTGTTTTCCCTTCCATCTAAGCACAAATGGAAAATGATCATGGATGGGGTCTCGATTAAGCTTTGGTCGGCCCACATTCAGATGGAAGTAGCTCCAACACTACAGAAAGCAAGAATCAGTCAATACCAATATTCTATTTGAGAACTAGAATCCTTGGATGAAATTAACTGCAGAAAAGAAGTCCTTCAACCTCACATTCcatcacttttgttttttaataataataataaaaaagataatcaaTGGATAGCTTTAGtataaacaacataaataacCTGTAGTAGTGTTAAGCAACCACAAATGGTACTCTGAGATTTAACACATGCATTGCCGAGTGCTCTATACAAGAAAGCTAATGCTGCTGCTCCCCAGGCAAACTCCTCAGCTTCTTCAAAATTCGCAAACAATGGAAGGTACATTACAGGAACCTTATTCCCAGTGGTGGTGGAAAATATGGTACTACCGACAAGGTAGAGAAGATAAGCGCGAGTGCAGCGCTCAACCTCTTCAGTAGGTGCATCTTCAGAACAATGAGAAAAGAACTCCTTCAACCAACTTAACTTCACCATCCCACCACTTGCGTAGTTAGAATCGGGTGATTTCCCTAAAAGCCTTTGGCAAACCGAGGCACAACTGGTATGTGTTATTCCAATAACAGGCTTCCCATCAATGGCAAGTCCAAGCAACAAAGCAACATCTTGAAGAGTAACAGTCATTTCACCAACAGACAAGTGAAACGTGTTGGTCTCCCTCCTCCACCTCTCAACAAGCGCGGATATGAGAGGATTGTCAAGACTAATAGCCGGAATCTTTCTCAAGTAACCAAATCCAGCTTTCTCCACCAACTCAATTTGCTTAGGACTTAGCTTCCATTCACCCAACTTGGACGTGTGCTCATGGCATCTTAGCACACCACGCTCCTGAACATCAAACCGACAACTCACACAATTtactttcattaattaattaataagataatCCAAGAAAAGCAAACACACACCTGGCCATCCCAAACCGCAGAGGAGACATGCTTGTCTTGATCATACAGTACACATCCATTAATCGGTCCGGGATTCGTGTCCATTCACTGATTCCCGCCACACCACCAatgttaatatttataattacatCTAAATCCCAAGTTAATCGTCAAAATGAAAAACGAGGAAGAAGATACAGGAGGAGTTACGAACCTGAAATAAAATAGAGATGGAGGGGGGGATTTTAGCAAAACGACGACGGAAAGagacttctaatttttttctcacgCTACGACCAGCAACTGCTTCAAAACGACGGGTTAAGCATCGAAGCGACGTGATATCAAAACCTAATCCTTCCCCTTTAGGTGTCTTATAAACGTGTCTGTTTTGCAGAATTCTGGACCGGGCCTGATTATTGAATGACTATTTacgatattaaaataaaagacttgAGAGAGgatgtttgatattgtgttctaaacagtattttttaaaaaattaattttttatatgactttttttttaataggttaatattagatttaaaaatatatatatatatatatttttaatatatttttaaataaaaaacattttataaaacaattgttattttattctcaaatatcactgagtatttttttattgtacaagatcttatattttattacGGATTTCACAATTAAATGACTATTTTATATGTTCATACTAATATAACTTCCAAGAGCAAAATTCATctcatttatataattaatttgtcttTGCAAGCTTCGTTAGGagtataatgttatttttattttttttatttaagatacctaaagcttaatttttcttaacttttagCCAGGagtattcttgtatttttgctTTTCATAAGCAAAATACAATTACTAAAGTGTCATTGcaagcaaaaaatatataacttgcATTAAGAggttttttggtattttcatgttggtttttttgttgatatcatGTTGGGTAAAGGATAATAtaatcttttgataattttttttttaaaaaagcaattgttGGTACATGCAATGCATAAGCCAGCGAGTAAAAGGAGCCCATGTTTTTTGTGGTGCATGTATGCTTCTCAGGCTGACAAACACCACCATCCACGGTGGTGTTGGAAGCGGCTCCTCGAGATCTTTATAATGGATGAGCGCAATGTGGCACCAATAAActtttttcataagaaaaatgCAATTACTAAAGTGTCATtgtaagcaaaaaaatatatagcttgcattaaggggtttttttttggtatatttaTGTTGGTTTGTTTGTTGATATTATGTTGGGTAAGGGGAAATATGatcttttgataaattaaaaaaagaaaaagaaaaacaattgttgGTACATGCAATGTATATGCCAGCGAGTAGAAGGAGCCCATGTTTTTTTGTGGTGCATGTATGCTTCTCGGGCTAACAAACACCATCATCCACGATGGTGTTGGAAGCGGCTCCTCGAGATCTTCATAATGGATGAGCGCAATGTGgtaccaataaatttttttcataagaaaaatgCAATTACTAAAGTGTCATtgcaagcaaaaaaatatatagctggcattaaagggttttttttttggtttttttgtgttgGTTTGTTTGTTGATATTATGTTGGGTAAGGGGAAATATGatcttttgataaattaaaaaaagaaaaagaaaaacaattgttgGTACATGCAATGCATATGCCAGCGAGTAGAAGGAGCCCATGTTTTTTTGTGGTGCGTGTATGCTTCTCGGGCTGACAAACACCACCATCCACAGTGGTGTTGGAAGCGGCTCCTCGAGATCTTCATAATGGATGAGCGCAATGTGgcaccaataaatttttttcataagaaaaatgCAATTACTAAAGTGTCATTGCAAGCAAAACAATATATAGCTGGCattaaggggtttttttttggtatttttgtgtTGGTTTGTTTGTTGATATTATGTTGGGTAAGGGGAAATATGatcttttgataaattaaaaagagaaaaagaaaaacaattgttgGTACATGCAATGTATTTGCCAGCAAGTAGAAGGAGCCCATGTCTTTTTGTGGTGCGTGTATGCTTCTAAAGCTGACAAACACCACCATCCACAGTGGTGTTGGAAGCGGCTCCTCGAGATCTTCATAATAGATGAGCGCAATGTGGCACCAATAAActtttttcataagaaaaatgCAATTACTAAAGTGTCATtgcaagcaaaaaaatatatagcttgTATTAAGGGggttttttttgatatttttgtgttGGTTTGTTTGTTGATATTATGTTGGGTAAGGGGCAATATGatcttttgataaattaaaaaaaataaaaagaaaaaaagctgtTGGCACATGTGGTGTATATGCCAGTGAGTAAGAGCCCATGCCTTTCGAGTGGTGTGTGCAGACTTCTCGGGCTGACAAACACCATCATCCATGGTTGTATTGGAAGTGGTTCCCCGAGATCTTCACAGTGGATGGATGCGATATGGCACCGATGAACTATTTTCTCCTCCTtccccttttctctctcttctccttggTAAAATACAAAGgtgtcttttaatttatttttcatatttattttagttcttattcttttgatttatgtttgatttattttttatctttttttattaatttttttcttcaactt is a window encoding:
- the LOC133681785 gene encoding BTB/POZ domain-containing protein At5g48130 codes for the protein MPMETASPKDSSSASSPFSSPSVTALLKIKIISWSQETGLPVSVRVRVGERTFHLHRNPLFYKSGYFKRRLIETTQLELPQSFPGGPETFEMIALFMYGSSTLIDPFNVAALRCAAEFLEMTEEFCSGNLCERFDLYLNQVVLQNWDDTLIVLQRCQTLIPWSEELLIVSRCIESLAFMACMEILDPERRRDRPVVTLEALAGQAWSCEAANEILSQELWIKDLIALPFGFFKRIIGSLRRQGMKEKYVSPIVVFYANKWVLSKKTIQYWESSGERTSDANANDKVSTILQGVLDLLPMREKASRVIPVGFYFALLSRSIGIGLRNDSKVKLQDQIASLLHFAQVEDLLIPSSRVDSDCSSMELATMESIFSTNVSLNMDTNNAPSASNSTVAELWDTFLSHIASDPKMRPKRFMELIETVPISCRQSHDQLYRAMNTFLQTHLDISQEEKGAVCKYLNCQKLSQWACIDAVQNEMMPLRLIVQALFVQQLNTHQAFKECSDSFRYAQSGEFSGSLPSSRCPNTKSQYLADSPYMDGAEPGSRTLSFLLQKDIAVQRCEFSRKEYESTSFRIQNLEQELFSLKKSLQLQKTSKRTETLPTKPQSTKPYGLQSRSLSKNRNPLGHVTGCIGSVNFASQRKYACKLLKIFRRITLFGSRKSNRKPGVSSLWGKPM
- the LOC133681509 gene encoding protein MAIN-LIKE 2, encoding MDTNPGPINGCVLYDQDKHVSSAVWDGQERGVLRCHEHTSKLGEWKLSPKQIELVEKAGFGYLRKIPAISLDNPLISALVERWRRETNTFHLSVGEMTVTLQDVALLLGLAIDGKPVIGITHTSCASVCQRLLGKSPDSNYASGGMVKLSWLKEFFSHCSEDAPTEEVERCTRAYLLYLVGSTIFSTTTGNKVPVMYLPLFANFEEAEEFAWGAAALAFLYRALGNACVKSQSTICGCLTLLQCWSYFHLNVGRPKLNRDPIHDHFPFVLRWKGKQSGPTTNRDVVFYRKALDSLKPTDVEWLPYKIMDSTVIPKDIKNTLILGRSKTMLICFDKAERHLPDRCLRQYGMLQPIPEDVERWLRKSRGVDGGVDLSGKMESELNVWMDRQLHIVDGDDAVDEGGYMQWYWKITRKVVGRPISLSSEFQRTISGLREISYLADSFSTKGLDGQQFESISRIRFIAQDCLRDQIESPVTPSAPPQIELGKRSRGKERVRRKGNGKRRRKDEPMEYQEASEDDQPQFYGAVIVADQLHLDQADGEVGQLQSCQADDNFDPQHLSHAADEDFSEELQNMVNQEDDAKPSNATEDINESQPCKDASNENDSQSCQVTIEVNNRKIYGEASKGVNDSQSCEPTNKVNDSQICQETRSDVHDSQLLDASAKVNAS
- the LOC133681786 gene encoding probable serine/threonine-protein kinase WNK11, yielding MPAARSNTSERDDEPFVEVDPTGRYGRYNDLLGAGAVKKVYRAFDQHEGIEVAWNQVRLRNFIEDPVLINRLHSEVQLLRTLKNKYIIVCYSVWLDEEDSSLNFITEVCTSGNLRDYRKKHRHVSLKALKKWSKQVLEGLEFLHTHDPCVIHRDLNCSNIFVNGNSGQVKIGDLGFATIVGKSHTAHSILGTPEFMAPELYEEDYTEMVDIYSFGMCLLEMVTMEIPYSECDNVAKIYKKVTSGVKPQALNKVADPEVKAFILKCIAEPRARPSASDLLKDTFFSEVNDGETVPAITA